The Neodiprion lecontei isolate iyNeoLeco1 chromosome 2, iyNeoLeco1.1, whole genome shotgun sequence genome segment ATGCGCTtagctgaaattttgaattttacacaTTAAGGCTTTCTTTCGTCTCATGCACACTTTCCGATAACTTAATTTTACGCACAGACTTTTCACACCACTAGCGTAACATCATTGTGCTGAATTTAACCAGAAGTTTGCACCTTTCGGTTAGGTTTCATCAGGTCAGGCCAGTGCCTCTGGACCTCTTGATTTCGTTTGATCGacttgttttaaatttttattacacttgTTTGCTTCGCAAATCAAACTTTCCTTCACAGATATTGCAAAAAATAGTGTGTGTTACACATATGGCTGGGCAATCTCTGACTTGTGTTTACAGCGCCCACCTTGGCTCATGCTGAAAACTTCACACGCAATGGAAATTCCTCACTTCGCGCGCTAGTAACACAACATCCTATTTCGCGCGATATGGAATGTCATtacaaaatgatttattttcaatattccaTAAACTGGTTTGATTCGCAATTTTTATTAGGCATTGGATAGGATGGTTGTTTCATACCGACCTTTGATACAGTTATGTGTCTGCCAAAGGCACAGCAGAgagaatgtatatatgtgatGAAAGCATTCAAAACAGCTTCTTGGGTAACGTTGATCGATTTCACTACGTCAATTACATCTGGTAATCTGTAAAAACCAAGTACAATCAAACAGAGAAATTAAagttattattaaaataaagtaAGTAATAGGAGGAACAAACAATTTATTAGATAGCCACTCTAATTCTGGCCAAGTGTCATTTTCCCATGTATTTGCGAAGAATGCGTGAAGCACAGCTGTAATGTCCATATCGCCTTCATAAAATACTCTCGGATTTAACAGGGACAGCTGGCAAAGGGCGGAAAACTCGTCTGCTgcttagaaaaattattttattattaatgtaaGATCAGATAATGAGTCAACTTATTATTGTTTGGGGCTTCCTACgtcaaaaattattctacaatTTTAATTACGACATCTCACATTGTTCGATAACTCGAGACACtgtttaaaacaatttttcctttGTATTGACCAAGATACTAGTTTATTAATTTGAATGGGGAAGAAAAGATGACTCGATCACAATGGAAAGCCATATGTACTGACGTAAGTCCGAAGGTTTTGATTCTTGAACAAATGCTTTGACATTCTCAGTGTTAGCAACGCATACAACGGTATGCGGTAGGAGGTACTGCAGCACATTGATAGATGCAACAGCTCTATCTCCGTCAGAATGAATTTTGTTCTGGATATTTTGGTGGTGTGAGGGCTTTAGCTGGCTCCTTAATTTGCTAAGTATTCGTGGCAGCAGATGGGACTGAAATCTTCCAAGTGTAAGCGCCCATTGCGCTATCACTGGTACAAGAATTTTAGCTGCAGCTTCAACCACTATAGATGAGGAATCATCCAGAGCAGTAAGAGTCAGTTCTTCACACTGAAATAagacaaaataagaaataagacAAAATGCATGGTCGTTAGCTGCCAGCTTCtctcaataaattgaaaaaaaaagagtattttattggaaaattgaGTAGCAAGTGACTCATACAATCATAAGATAGACCACACATTCCATGCGATGAAAACGAGTTACAACCGCTTTATGTAGTGTTACTATTTGTGAACTCTAATATTGATTCAATTATGTGTTGTCACAAAATGCTATTGTAAGtgaatattaaattgaaagaaataattcTATATATCTTGCATCGTGGTGCTGTTGCATTCATTCTTTCAGACGAGTCTATATAATGAAAAGTTGATGATCATATAGTTTTATCACCTGGAAATATTTGTCCGGATCATCCATTAATGCTACTAATAGCGCCAGAGTCTTGACAACAGTAGCTCTGACCACGGGCTCCGTATCTTCTAGAAGCATTTGCTGCAGCATAGAAAGCATTAAAGAATTTCTTGTTGTGCCTGAAATATGTGGAGCCAAGGCTGAGCAGCATTCTGCAGCCAGCAGTCTTCGTTCCAGATGCTTGTGCTGACTCTGTTCCCAACACTGGCCCAAAACTTCACCAGTTTCTATGGAAGTCTTCGAACATTTCGCCATTGCCACTAAGCCTGGTGATAGTGACAAAATATGAGATAAAGATAAGTTGATAATTGTTTTACAGTACAATTTTATACACCAAGATAACTTTGTGAAATGGACCCTTCCAAGCTACCCAAGTGACTACATGCCTGACATTACTTGTTGTTAGCTGGCCCGGCTTGAGCGTGACGGGTTTACTTTACAAGATCCTTCACACATACATTTGATTTTAGAGGGCTTACCAGCTAATATCTTCAATCTCTCCTCCTCCTGCGGCCTCTTTTTCAGGTTAAAAAGTAACTGCAGTAACTTTTCCCTCTCGCGACTGTTCGTGTGCAGTTGTACTGCGCTAAGAATTAGAGGTATTGTCTCTTCTCTTTTATTAAGTATAACGTTTGGTATTATTCTGGGCAAAGAGTACGTCAATATGTGAATAATACTTTTCTGAGTCACGCCATTCCTCAGTGGATCTTCTATGAATGCTGTTGCGGGATTGGACGTGTTCACCACGCAATGAGTTACTACTTCTCTCTCAAAATTGGCTGGtaagattctgaaaaattaGGGATAATTTTGTCAACTATTGCTTTGACCCAGCTTATCTTCCTCAAAATATCACACCTGAAAGAAGAGTCACAAGAATCCAGTCGTGGCTGTTTCGTTACATCAGGTCTAGGCAATTGTAGCGTTGTCCATTCTCGATCTCCCGGATCGGTTTCATTCAGGCTAGTCACAACTGAGGTTGTATCATCTCCACAAGATTCTTGAGTCATGTTAGAAATATCCTGGAGCATCGAATcaagaatctcaaacttttcaGGGGTTGATGAGTTGGAGTTTATCGTTTGTATCGTCCCTGTGCTATCCTagatatataaaattattcgactTTTTTGCTTACTTTGTTGAATCTTCAGTTTCAGTATTTTCGATTAAGCAGGTTTCAAGATATTTTTAGCGAGCATTTATTTGCTCTCACCTTTGTCTCGCCAAGTATTAAATCAGTTTCACTCGAAACTAAAAGTCCTTCTAGCTCTGATTTTTCTTGCTCTAAAACAGCTCTTTGTTCTTTCAATTGCTGTATTTCAAAAGTCTGCACAAGAAAACATAAGAGAACCAGTTACACCGCTAATCCATATTAACAAAGCTTCGTTTCTCTAGTACTGGAAGGCAATAACTACataattttatagaaaaattcttcaaactaAAACTACATGATTATTTTAGTGTAGCGGACAGGCTTCACAAAATTGGGTTTCACAAAAATCAATGACTACAAGATATTAAGGACATTTATTCATACCTCGTTTTTTTCACTCTAATAGTGAAGTACTAACCATTTCTTTCAACTCTTCATCTTTGTCAACTGTTTCCGAATTCAAATCTTGAACAAATTCTGTTTGTACACTGACATTTGCTGAGTGTGGTTTGTCGTGGCCGCTAGCCCTCATGAATTCCCTGTATATCTGCAAGAGCTGTGCAGGTTTTGGAATATTCAACCCAACATCATCCCAGTCCTCGAAATCTTGGTTTTCATTCTCATCACTGAATGTAATAGACGTCAGCTTATAGGAGTGAGCTAGGAGGTACTCGTTGACAAGATAATTAAGCGCTCGCTGTTCGTGAGGTTTGATTGGGAAATCAATCACTATTTGTTTGTCAAGCCCTGTATCTGGCGTCATTGCTTCAGACTCTTTAAAACAAGAGAAATAAATGTAACATGAGATATCATATTATCAGGAGGGCAAATACATGATATCCAATGAGCAGCTTCACCTGTGGCGACGGTAAGGTTGGCCCTGAGTGCCGAAATATTTTCCCTTGCTTTTCTGAGCTCAAATTCCAGTATAGCGACACGTTCATCTATTCCGCCACCGTCCTCTGAATATCTTGTCATATCGAGTGAGTCTAGGGTAGCTTGACTGAGTGATCTAGCTAGTGAAGTAAGATTGATTTATGAATAATGTCTAAggattaaataaataaatacgaggTGCTCACTGAAACAGTTGGTCAAGGAAATTAAGAAAAAGGATTCAACTCATGATGAAAATTGCTGAGGAAGTATGGCTCATATTGGAAAAAAGATGGCCAAACGGCTGACAATGGCCATGAAGCATTATGAGATAGTCAAGGTTTTGAAAAGCAGTACAGCGGATATGACATTGAAATTATACAAGTTGATTGACAAACTTGTGACacgtaaaatatttacaagcaAGAATTATTTAAAGAAAGTCTACTCACGCAAAGCAATGTAAGGCTCCGGCTTGATGTTTTGAGTCTCAAAGTTCCctggatttgaaaaataatcccTAAGGATAGGCAGTTCACTTCCTGCTTCGCATAATTCAGCGTGCATCTCCAATGCGGTGAGTAATAGTCTTTCGTTAAGTAACTTGGTTGCGATATCGTCGTACGATACTGTAGGATTTGCTGGCTGCGATGCATCTTCTGTAGCATTGACATGTTGCATAGAAAATGCAATCAGACTGTCTGATGAATTTCACTCAGTTTCTGATTtctcgttttcaatttttttttttgaatatgaTTAACAGCAAAATTTTAAGGACAGAAGTAACATTCATGCTCATGTTGCAGAATTCAACCGCAAAAAAGGGTGGGACAGAAAATACAGACAAATAAACAATAAGTAGAATAGGTACAACATTTCTTCTTGAccatttattctatttcatatAATGGGGAGTTTTCCAAGAAATAGTTATAGTCATAACACTGTTACCTTTGACTGGTTCGTTAGTATGACTTGTGCTGAATAAATCCTCAACCTCTTCAATGGACTTGGCCATTCTTCGTCTGCGTAGTTTACAACAGTATGGGTGGGTGAAATTGTTGCATGAATGTGATATGTCGTGTGAGCATTTGCTTGTTTagaaacaaaagaataaaTCGACTACGGACGTTCTAATAATTACTACGTATCATATAACCCCAATGTCCAGCTGGCACCCGTGGCTGTTTCGTTTTGACGGTTGTGAACAGCTGCGGACTAATGCAGGGTTGCCAGACTCTCGATATCTCAAGACGCCGAAAGCTGTCGAGCAAGTAGCCAATCCAAAGATTTCTCAAAGGCGCCAAAAGTCGCCGTGGAAGATTCGTATGTAGCCAGAAACAGTATACTTCCGCGTGAGTTGACTGATCTTTTAAAATCGAAATCTTTGAAATGACTAACTAGTCTCGAATACCTTGTAATCCATATAAATTTATTGGGAAGCTAGAAAGTATGGATAATAAAGTAGCTGTTTGTCATAGAATTACTTTGGATTGTTCTACACTTGCTCGTTTAGTATCACATTATGAGTATATTTGGTCTACAACGTACGCGACTCATCCCATTTTCTTTCTATTCCaagaattcaaattatttccgaaaaatttcgaacatttCGCTGAGGTCAGTCTCGTTATGtttgtttttcgaattcatCGAAGTTTCAGCTTCGGATGCATACACATGTAGGACGAGTTGAATCTGTTGATCATTGCAGTTGTTGGCTTGAATGATTTGCAGCACTTTCCGAACACTGGAATGCAGCGGTATTCGTAGAAGAGTAAGGTAGCCAAAAATCGCCATCTcgccaaataaaaaaaaattgacgccGAAACAGCAGCCGTGATAACCAATTTTGCGATAAGTAGCCAAATTTGCAAACCCTTTACTAGAGTCTCTATCATGGTCTTATTGTAACATCCGAACGGAACATATGttttatcgattattattattattatacgtcacttttatcaactaaccgAACTCAGCCACCTGAactcaccactgctcgtatactaaaaaactgtacgcgttttgtccccgttttttagttcctctacgtggggctagtagacttctgacacgctcgctgccctcgctgaccgcgcgcGAGCTTGTCAGacaactactagcgccactagtggtGGAGATTAGCGGCAGAATCGcgggacattttgcgaaccacttttagcagcgTGTGTCAGAGGGCTGACCGAACTCGAAGgacgagaatcttgtaaccagAAGGTATCAAAACAACTGtctaattatttgaaatatcccTAGATGaaaataactatgaaattcactaACCAGAGCCTAGAGccatgttacgagatcttcgGACTACAAGaagttataatattattatacactattttatattattattatattaacacCATAATTAACCGACACCATTAtatccaattattatataacacTCAACAATGCCATTCGCGCATTCGGAGCTAAGAGCTCCATATAGCCTGGAGAATAGAGGACTGTAAAACccatagacttataaagatagactgagcgctcCTATAAGAGGCACTGACAATTACATATGAAGGACAGAGATATACCGGGAATACTGCTTTCTCTTTTCAATCGGCGTCATGGTGGCATACAACGGAGCAGTGGAAGTGGAACAGCAACAGATATAGGCGCATAATTTCGCCTCATTCTCCTCTACCGCCTCGATGCCCGCCACAAATATcgtcagagagagaaaggagtaCTCCCGACATATTTCTGTCCTTTAAATGTTTGCTTCAAGCGGCTCATAAGAGCGCTCAGTTtatctttataagtctatggtaaaaccatagatacatataatatagaaCCGACATAATGTAAAGCTATATGCACTGCTGCAATGATCCATAAAACCAGTGACTGCGAAACCttcaaaatcgtaaaaatcaaTTATCTAGCATGAATTATAAACTTTTCTCCGTAACAccgtattgtaggcaacacATACAAGCGTTCGGAGGTAATGTAGATCTTCAATATGGAACCATACAGAACTCTACCTGGAGAACATATTAGGAAGCTTAATGACAAAACGATTGTAGGTAAATCAACTTACCGGATGATTCTGTAAGGCGAAACAGCCAAACAGaattacaattattgtataaatacaATAACAATAGATCCTTCAAGATGAACAAAGCTTATAATAGTTCTTAGCTGGAACGTACGAAAACATATCCCTAGCTCCTTACAAGTATTGCCCGATACCAAGGAATAAACTCAAAGATGTACACGTGGCAACGCCCAGTAACAGGCAACCAACAAACATAAGAACAACGCTCCAATACCTTTCAAGCCGTTCCATATCAATATCACAATTAACAATTACCGAAGGGAATCATacgaaaaatatatacgtaaacTTATTCCAAAACTACGAACTATCACATCCTTAAATACCCTAATTCTGTTAAGATTGTTACAACACGAACTCCTAAGAGTATTCGCAGCAGCGCAATCATAGTATTAGCTTTAATACCAAATGAATAGCAAGTATGTCCCATAAACAACTACTATTGTACTCCAGgtgaataatgataataattaattataacatATACGCAATTCCATATATTTACACGCTGTCAAACTAGCCAAATAATAAGTATCCAATATGGTAATCTTAATATATAGACTTTGTAACGAAGAGGATAGTAAGAACATTTAGGAAGTAAACTACAACTAGAACTCAGCGCATCATAACCTCGCCGCGACATATGACACCATCACGAAACATGGGTCACCTCTATCACACGTGCATTGTGATCACCATATTAGGAAATAGCAGTTACAATTGGTCCAGGTCTTAACGTCTGCGTATAGGGAGGAGGAAGCACTGTAGCCAGGGGGGGCCTGCTGCCCCCGGCACCAAATCTCACACGGATAGGAAGCTAATGGTGCAACAACTCTACACCTACACTACCACACCGAAACGGTGTTATACCGTGTATAAAAAGCTCGCAATACAGTAATAGCTAAGAGCAAAGATCACGGGCGAACATGCGACGAGGATATCGTGCCCTAGTTTTAATACCTAGAATAAGGGGGAAGGTGCGCAGtagttttacaaaaaatgcGTATGTGTCAGCTCCGACACACGACTGGAGTTTACTCGTTACGaacgataattatgatatatatcgaatagaaaaagagggtaaatgaacgcatcttccaaaatgataagagaaacaaatatatatctctaattattcggattatttatattacttcAATAAAATCTTAGTACATAAAAATACACGTATCAATGCATAGAAGTAcaagaaaactttaaaatcaaaacattAAAAGTTGATGGTTAGGTTGCTGTTTGTGTACGTTGTATCGATACAATAAATGCTACTATAATACGCAGGCACACAACACACACGTACAAACATACGCACACATTTAACTCTCAGACCAGAGGTAGTGAACTATACAGTCAGACTACGAAGTATCGCACAAAGAGGGAGGCTTCGAGTATAGGATACGCTGTGTAATGTATTCCATTTTCTTTTGTACGTTCAATCCTACAGATATATatgtttgtctctttctacTTAACACCTCAAGTTTTCGTGTTACACTTGATTTGACTCCTCATATAATTTCCGTAACGGGCCCTATAACTCAAATCGTTTCTTGAGGAGTAAACTCCAAAAATTAAAGCGGGGGATCGTTTTGCGCAGCAATCGATCCCCATAAGAACGGCGACCGATCATCGGATCGTCCTCTTGGTTTCCACCACTAGATTCGGTATCTCGTCCTCGGTACAatctcgcggtaaaatccttttgCCTTTTGCCGCCAAACTTTTTCTACGAAGTTACTCTGACTAAACTCCAGCGAGCTTCCCGCTCCATTTTGTTAAACTAATTTAAAATCTAACACTAGGAACCTCGTTGTTTGGGACTAGAAATCTGAAActacaaaataaatccaagttAATCAAAGTATCCAAATATATCCAAATCAGTCATTCCATCAAACTCTCTCACCAATCTGCGCTGCAATTCATCATATCCAGATTACTTTCCAAAGGTAAGTCAATTTAAATCTTTTATCTAACGATTACTCTTTCCTCAGTTTGTTTGATTAGAGCGATAGAATAACCGTTGCCCGGGGTATTCAATACTttatcggtaattggtgacccaaactactgatgtgagtctagCTGTAACCGTGCGATGATTTCAATGTCTAacacttggaaatttttacgaGGTACCGTACCGACGTCACATTAGGCTGAAATTGCACGTGCAGCAAACGCTGGATGCAGCATGCTCTGATTGATTAATTCACCAAAGTCACCACTTGGTGACGTCTCACGTGTGACGTCGGCACAACACTCCACGAAAATACCCGAATGCTAGACACTAGAATCAATTGGGCAAGTACAAttagactcacatcagtagtttgggtcatAAATTACCGATAAAGTATTTAAATACACTGGACAACGATCGTTCTATCGCACTATTCAGATAAACCCGGGAAAAAGAGAATGTTTATTATAACTTATTGAAATAGAGTTTTGTCACCTCCTATTGGATGACTGGATCTCGGCAACGTTGGATTGATGCAATGGAAGGAAATTCTTTCAAAGAaacactgattgtgagttgaaATTAGAATTTGTTTTAAGCTGAATACATTCTGATTAAGAATACAAAGTAGGAATGAACAATTTTAATACAATGATATAAATGCACTAATAAACCGGGCAGTATTACGTCGTTGAAATGCAAGTGCCAGAGGATTTTATCGCAAGAGTCTACCGAGAACAAGTAGCAAACTGGAGATTAAAACCAAGAGAGCGAATTAACGCTGGGTGCTTGTATTTATGACAGTAGAGGTGAGAATATTCCACCTCAAGCATTGCCCCGCAACGACATATTTTGTCCCCTTACTCTGAGCGTTACAACTAGGTCAGCATGCTATGCTATGGAATTTGTTGGTGCCGGGTGCAGAGTTGGACGTTGGATCTTTTCTTCAACTCTTGCTCCATTCCATCTTGCTTCTTCGCCGTATTCCAAGATTTAAAACTAGGTCCATGTTCATCTTTTGGGATTGAATTATTATGCGTTATGGGCATGAGCTTCATGTATACGCGTATTGGTGAGGTGCGCTATTATTGTGGGTGTGTGTGTTCTGTGCGCACAATCCCTTGGTAACAGTACTACGGGAGTTCAGAATCTTACGTGACTTTAGAAGGGGTGGCCTTCGCCTGTATAACCACAGGACAAGTATATGCTCGAGATCGCTGTTCTTTACAATTACTGTTATACATCGGAGCTATACCCATACCATTATGTGGGTTCTGATTTCGTAAGAGCGTCCGCGTTCTTGAGGCTACAGAGCGATATATTATAAGCGTAGTTTGGGTTCTGGAATATTTTACTGCACTATGGATTAGATTGTTTATCTTAATAGTTAACTGGGATACAATAGCGGTTACCCTTGGTTGTTATTTTGATAGAGTAATATGTTGTATGTTTTATTAAAGTAGGATAATGCTAGGTTCTGATATCCCGTCAGGCACGTGGAAAGGTGTGTACGGatcacggtcttacatacaggtctggtaACTCCGGCACTTTTGAGTGGTAGGGGGTGTCACCGTTAGTGAGGCACACGGTCTTGTTTCTTATCTATCCGCCAGGAGCGCCATTAGCCCGGGGTAtgatagatatagatatataccgATGAGATAACCTGCTCATCGAAGTTTTTGACAGATCATAACTCAGTGTAAAGTGTGTAAACGGTGGATTATCTACACAAGATCTCAAACTGTCTCAAAAGTTGTGAGCCCTCGCTTGATGCTTATGGATTTTATTGACTTAAACATTTGAGGATTccgttaaaataaaacaattaccaCGCCTGCCATGGAATGTTAGTAAACatctcaatcattttttattcgcatctttcttcatttttgagtATTATTCAGGATtgttgattccgaaaaatcagCTGTCCGGATCTGATTTATGATTGGCTCACCCCGAGGGGGCAGCGCTGCAGACGGCGAAGACGAGAACCACGGTTTTGCCTCATTATCTGAGTCATTCCCCACCCTGCTAGTTTCcggacctgtatgtaagaccgtggtacGGATTGATGAGAGAGTGGATATTCTTAATACATTCTTTATTAGGTTATGCAGTACATAGGTATgcccacggtcttacatacaggccTGGAAACTTCATTGGAGGGGGAAGGCTGCTTATTGAAGCCATGTTGGTAGTTCACTAGTCGCCACTAGGTTCGTTGCGATCTTCTCGACAGCAGTGGCGGGGCCGGGGGGGTCCAGACAAGCCATGGTATTCGCTCACTCACGCTCAGTTATCGTATTTATTGAGGTTATTGTTATCCTGGTAACTAGACCACAGCGACAACTGGCGGTGCCGCTAGAATCGAAATTTGCCCTtgttaagggcgttgcctagctagaaagcgcgggctactccgcttcccgcgttaaccgtggcgagagagagggtAAAGAAACAAGTGAGACGGAACAGCCGAGCTGTCGCCGGAGTGGGGCGCGTGACGCGGCTATCCTCTTCCACCCCTCACGGGCACtcggtttcaaatacttttaaacagcccagtgtatcgcgctcggcacgacgcagcgcctgatgaataatagaaaaaaaaaagtagactcctttcagattccacttgaaaaatttactagtaatacagaattcaataaggaacccgaaactattttttttataattcgaaaacttgtcattaatgaggtaaaaatcgtcaaatatttgaattgtttataaaaattgggattttcaataatgttcaacattgcatttcttttatgaaagcttattcgttcaccttccgaatgcact includes the following:
- the LOC107222516 gene encoding RAB11-binding protein RELCH homolog isoform X1, whose protein sequence is MAKSIEEVEDLFSTSHTNEPVKEDASQPANPTVSYDDIATKLLNERLLLTALEMHAELCEAGSELPILRDYFSNPGNFETQNIKPEPYIALPRSLSQATLDSLDMTRYSEDGGGIDERVAILEFELRKARENISALRANLTVATESEAMTPDTGLDKQIVIDFPIKPHEQRALNYLVNEYLLAHSYKLTSITFSDENENQDFEDWDDVGLNIPKPAQLLQIYREFMRASGHDKPHSANVSVQTEFVQDLNSETVDKDEELKEMTFEIQQLKEQRAVLEQEKSELEGLLVSSETDLILGETKDSTGTIQTINSNSSTPEKFEILDSMLQDISNMTQESCGDDTTSVVTSLNETDPGDREWTTLQLPRPDVTKQPRLDSCDSSFRILPANFEREVVTHCVVNTSNPATAFIEDPLRNGVTQKSIIHILTYSLPRIIPNVILNKREETIPLILSAVQLHTNSREREKLLQLLFNLKKRPQEEERLKILAGLVAMAKCSKTSIETGEVLGQCWEQSQHKHLERRLLAAECCSALAPHISGTTRNSLMLSMLQQMLLEDTEPVVRATVVKTLALLVALMDDPDKYFQCEELTLTALDDSSSIVVEAAAKILVPVIAQWALTLGRFQSHLLPRILSKLRSQLKPSHHQNIQNKIHSDGDRAVASINVLQYLLPHTVVCVANTENVKAFVQESKPSDLPDEFSALCQLSLLNPRVFYEGDMDITAVLHAFFANTWENDTWPELEWLSNKLLPDVIDVVKSINVTQEAVLNAFITYIHSLCCAFGRHITVSKIQPIFAAKLTELEQQLIMLTPDRGALSLMLIPAYLTILSTLDVTEVTKALNQFIVAVAISGVSSASLQMAVIRLCNETRLQEHVLNALWDGVVHQRSTVRCATAVLFSSVISHITDHLANTRVAPAIVTLANDTDLTVKAAAIPALAHLVTECGAKEARDKARLTLEMIAREPQGIPSSLAVSLVTALSSIAPNCPQNYTEDVIATQLAGITASALQQGRKIELTNSLVEAYSVLVYCPLSNQCITGVLLPGLRYLEVLVNQTQPQHIELVNSLLKEATSRLDSQKPLERSASSSSGLSLAIANVNVGQGVEDMCQRMSKIFQQKSNTPSMANIFRKK
- the LOC107222516 gene encoding RAB11-binding protein RELCH homolog isoform X2, giving the protein MAKSIEEVEDLFSTSHTNEPVKEDASQPANPTVSYDDIATKLLNERLLLTALEMHAELCEAGSELPILRDYFSNPGNFETQNIKPEPYIALPRSLSQATLDSLDMTRYSEDGGGIDERVAILEFELRKARENISALRANLTVATESEAMTPDTGLDKQIVIDFPIKPHEQRALNYLVNEYLLAHSYKLTSITFSDENENQDFEDWDDVGLNIPKPAQLLQIYREFMRASGHDKPHSANVSVQTEFVQDLNSETVDKDEELKEMTFEIQQLKEQRAVLEQEKSELEGLLVSSETDLILGETKDSTGTIQTINSNSSTPEKFEILDSMLQDISNMTQESCGDDTTSVVTSLNETDPGDREWTTLQLPRPDVTKQPRLDSCDSSFRILPANFEREVVTHCVVNTSNPATAFIEDPLRNGVTQKSIIHILTYSLPRIIPNVILNKREETIPLILSAVQLHTNSREREKLLQLLFNLKKRPQEEERLKILAGLVAMAKCSKTSIETGEVLGQCWEQSQHKHLERRLLAAECCSALAPHISGTTRNSLMLSMLQQMLLEDTEPVVRATVVKTLALLVALMDDPDKYFQCEELTLTALDDSSSIVVEAAAKILVPVIAQWALTLGRFQSHLLPRILSKLRSQLKPSHHQNIQNKIHSDGDRAVASINVLQYLLPHTVVCVANTENVKAFVQESKPSDLPDEFSALCQLSLLNPRVFYEGDMDITAVLHAFFANTWENDTWPELEWLSNKLLPDVIDVVKSINVTQEAVLNAFITYIHSLCCAFGRHITVSKIQPIFAAKLTELEQQLIMLTPDRGALSLMLIPAYLTILSTLDVTEVTKALNQFIVAVAISGVSSASLQMAVIRLCNETRLQEHVLNALWDGVVHQRSTVRCATAVLFSSVISHITDHLANTRVAPAIVTLANDTDLTVKAAAIPALAHLVTECGAKEARDKARLTLEMIAREPQGIPSSLAVSLVTALSSIAPNCPQNYTEDVIATQLAGITASALQQGRKIELTNSLVEAYSVLVYCPLSNQCITGVLLPGLRYLEVLVNQTQPQHIELVNSLLKEATSRLDSQKPLERSASSSSGLSLAIANVNVGQGVEDMCQRMSMAVF